From Woronichinia naegeliana WA131, the proteins below share one genomic window:
- a CDS encoding diflavin flavoprotein, whose product MKAKDVQVFPLAPQTFVLRSRTWERLKFEIEYGLQRGTTANAFLIEAEKLALFDPPGESFSEIFLQALQSRWDLQQLDYLILGHINPNRAVTIKALLSLAPHLTLVCSNPAAQSLEKLLEEQPYKIKIIKGEDRLDLGQGHQLEFIPTPNPRFPDQLCTYDPQTEILFTDKLFGAHVCGDQVLDEGWTVYNEDRRYYFDCLLAPSAKQVTNALDKLGSKIAHLYAPGHGPLVKYGLQELTNAYRQWLQEQQSKDLSVALIYASAYGNTATLAQAIARGITKAGVSVESINAEITESEEIKSAISQSAGFIFGSPTLGGHAPTPIQTALGITLANAEKSQLCGVFGSFGWSGEAIDLLENKFRDAGYRFGFETIRVKFKPTEQTLKLCEEAGTDFAQALKKVQRSRQPKASVSESQSARTEQALGRIVGSLCIVTTSQGEVKGAMLASWVAQATFTPPGLTIAVAKERAIESLLYNHSHFVLNILPEGKHLSLMKHFLKPFAPGEDRFVGVETETADNGAPILKEALAYLECTVQNRMECGDHWIIYVTIACGKVLNEGLTAVHHRKSGSYY is encoded by the coding sequence ATGAAAGCCAAAGATGTTCAGGTATTTCCCCTTGCTCCCCAAACTTTTGTGCTGCGATCGCGGACTTGGGAGCGATTAAAGTTTGAAATTGAGTATGGACTACAGCGAGGAACCACCGCCAATGCTTTTTTGATAGAAGCCGAAAAGTTAGCTCTTTTTGATCCGCCAGGGGAATCTTTTAGTGAAATTTTTCTTCAGGCTCTCCAGTCTCGATGGGATCTTCAGCAATTAGATTATCTGATTTTGGGCCATATCAACCCAAACCGAGCCGTTACCATCAAAGCTTTATTATCCCTTGCCCCTCACCTAACGCTAGTTTGTTCTAATCCAGCGGCCCAATCCCTGGAAAAATTATTAGAAGAGCAACCCTATAAAATCAAAATCATTAAAGGGGAAGATCGCCTCGATCTAGGTCAAGGCCATCAGCTTGAATTTATTCCCACTCCTAACCCCCGTTTTCCCGATCAACTCTGTACCTATGATCCCCAAACTGAGATTTTATTCACAGATAAATTATTTGGGGCTCATGTCTGTGGGGATCAAGTCTTGGATGAAGGTTGGACTGTTTATAACGAAGACCGACGCTACTATTTTGATTGTTTGTTAGCTCCTTCGGCCAAACAAGTTACCAATGCCCTGGATAAGTTAGGGAGTAAGATAGCCCATCTCTATGCCCCAGGCCATGGCCCCCTGGTCAAATATGGCTTGCAGGAATTAACGAATGCCTATCGTCAGTGGCTACAAGAGCAACAGTCAAAAGATCTCTCGGTCGCGCTGATCTATGCGTCGGCCTATGGTAATACGGCTACTTTGGCCCAGGCGATCGCTCGTGGGATTACCAAGGCGGGGGTGAGTGTGGAGTCTATCAATGCTGAAATTACAGAGTCAGAAGAGATCAAATCCGCCATTTCCCAATCCGCAGGCTTTATTTTTGGCTCTCCGACCTTAGGCGGCCACGCTCCAACACCGATCCAAACGGCTCTGGGAATTACCCTCGCTAATGCGGAAAAAAGTCAACTGTGTGGGGTCTTTGGCTCCTTTGGCTGGAGTGGAGAGGCGATCGATCTACTGGAAAATAAATTTCGAGATGCGGGCTACCGTTTTGGGTTTGAAACGATCCGGGTCAAGTTTAAACCAACGGAACAAACCCTTAAACTCTGTGAAGAGGCTGGAACGGATTTTGCCCAGGCTCTCAAAAAAGTTCAGCGATCGCGTCAACCCAAAGCCTCGGTTAGTGAATCCCAGTCAGCGAGAACGGAACAAGCACTCGGTCGCATTGTGGGATCTCTTTGTATTGTCACCACTAGTCAGGGAGAAGTGAAAGGCGCGATGTTGGCCTCCTGGGTTGCTCAAGCCACCTTTACTCCCCCCGGATTGACCATTGCCGTTGCCAAGGAACGGGCGATCGAATCCCTGCTCTATAACCATAGTCATTTTGTTCTCAATATTCTGCCAGAGGGAAAACACCTCAGTTTAATGAAACATTTTCTGAAACCCTTCGCCCCTGGAGAAGATCGCTTTGTGGGCGTTGAAACAGAAACAGCAGATAATGGCGCGCCAATTCTCAAGGAAGCTTTAGCCTATCTAGAATGTACTGTCCAAAACCGGATGGAGTGCGGCGATCACTGGATTATTTATGTCACGATTGCGTGTGGTAAAGTCCTCAACGAAGGATTAACCGCCGTTCATCATCGTAAATCTGGTAGCTATTATTAG
- a CDS encoding transcriptional repressor, which produces MPHTANSLKAELNARGWRLTPQREKILTIFQNLPKGNHLSAEELHELMEKQGEGISLSTIYRSVKLMSRMGILRELELAEGHKHYELQQPYPHHHHHIVCVQCNRTIEFKNDSILKHSLKQCEKEGFQLIDCQLTVTTICPEAIRMGWPSALPSNWCCTRTISKGHIDGQEAGEPPGSLPDLQ; this is translated from the coding sequence ATGCCCCATACTGCTAATTCTCTCAAAGCAGAATTAAATGCCAGAGGCTGGCGATTGACTCCACAACGGGAAAAAATTCTCACAATTTTTCAGAATCTACCCAAAGGTAACCATCTGAGCGCAGAAGAGCTACATGAGTTAATGGAAAAACAGGGTGAGGGAATTAGTCTGTCCACCATTTACCGTAGTGTCAAGTTAATGTCTCGTATGGGTATTTTACGAGAATTAGAACTGGCTGAAGGTCATAAGCATTACGAACTTCAACAACCCTATCCCCATCATCACCATCATATTGTCTGCGTTCAATGTAATCGCACCATTGAATTTAAAAATGACTCGATTTTAAAGCATAGTCTCAAGCAATGTGAAAAAGAAGGATTTCAATTGATCGATTGTCAATTGACAGTAACGACTATCTGTCCTGAGGCGATCCGTATGGGTTGGCCGTCCGCTTTACCCAGTAACTGGTGTTGTACCCGTACCATCTCCAAAGGACATATTGATGGACAAGAAGCCGGTGAACCACCGGGGAGCCTCCCTGATTTGCAATGA
- the dacB gene encoding D-alanyl-D-alanine carboxypeptidase/D-alanyl-D-alanine-endopeptidase, giving the protein MKKTSQWFTPLAILAATSLAWTSPSVANEAYPTASVDYFQGQQSIPIGVDAPEMEETPNNNDNFGNFGSPIYQGTCPATLDPIVRRIIGSDTANRWGILVETLQDGKILYNHNGDRNFIPASNNKIFTTAAALQRLSPDTPIKSNVSLQQWVMVTNKRSHNGYADTLMRYIGGPGAAKATLTQLGVDPRSFRLADGSGLSRANTTTPRALVDTLRAMYSSPQGELFVASLPVAGMNGTLTRRMRSTPAQGNVYAKTGTLTGVRALSGYINNSTYGTLVFSILANDSRRPGTSLVHAIDQIVVQLNMMNQCN; this is encoded by the coding sequence ATGAAAAAAACAAGTCAATGGTTTACCCCCCTAGCAATTCTTGCTGCCACCAGTCTTGCCTGGACTTCCCCCAGCGTTGCTAACGAGGCTTATCCAACGGCAAGTGTCGATTATTTTCAGGGGCAACAGTCGATCCCCATTGGGGTTGATGCGCCAGAAATGGAGGAAACGCCCAATAATAATGATAATTTTGGTAATTTTGGCTCTCCCATCTATCAAGGAACCTGTCCTGCTACCTTAGATCCGATTGTTCGCCGTATTATTGGCTCTGATACTGCTAATCGCTGGGGCATTCTCGTGGAAACCCTACAGGACGGGAAAATTCTTTACAATCACAACGGCGATCGCAACTTTATTCCCGCCTCCAATAACAAGATTTTTACTACCGCCGCCGCTCTACAACGCTTAAGTCCCGACACCCCGATCAAATCCAATGTCTCCCTGCAACAGTGGGTAATGGTGACCAACAAGCGCAGTCATAATGGTTATGCTGATACCTTAATGCGCTATATTGGCGGGCCGGGTGCAGCCAAAGCGACTTTAACCCAACTGGGAGTCGATCCCAGATCCTTCCGATTAGCAGATGGCTCTGGTCTTTCCCGTGCCAACACTACGACTCCTCGTGCCTTGGTTGATACTCTGCGAGCGATGTATTCTTCTCCCCAAGGAGAACTATTCGTGGCTTCCCTTCCCGTTGCTGGCATGAATGGCACCCTAACGCGACGGATGCGTTCTACTCCTGCCCAGGGCAACGTTTATGCCAAAACAGGAACCTTAACAGGGGTGCGGGCCCTTTCTGGCTATATTAACAACTCTACCTATGGAACTCTAGTGTTTAGTATTTTGGCTAATGATTCCCGTCGCCCTGGCACTTCTTTGGTTCATGCCATTGACCAGATTGTTGTGCAATTAAATATGATGAATCAGTGCAATTAA